Below is a genomic region from Rhodothermales bacterium.
AATGGCAGTTGACAAGTCCGAACAACAACAGGTGCGCGAGTTGTTTGAAGTGTGCGTCGGCCTGTCGGAGACGGAACGGCGTCGGCATCTCGACGATTCCGATCCGATTGTTCGTGCGGAGGTCGAAGCACTTCTCGAGGCGAATGACAACGACAGGGAGAGACTCCGGCGACTCGATGAACCGGAGATGCTGGAGTCGTACAGGCCCGTCAGGGGTCAAATGGTCGGTCGGTTTGAAGTGCTGGAGGAGCTGGGCAGGGGAGGAATGGGCGTCGTGCATCTGGCCACAGATACGGCGCTCGACAGGACACTCGTACTCAAGTTCCTCTCACCCTCGATCGCGTCCGACGAACAGGCGCGGGAGCGTTTTGCGAGAGAGGCGAAGGCAGCGTCTGCACTCGACCATCCCAACATCTGCACCGTGTACGATGTCGGCACGACGAGTGCTGGCAGTATGTACATCGCCATGGCGCACTATGAGGGCAAGACGCTCAGCGAAAGGATCGCGGAAGGTTCGTTTACCGTCGACGAAGTGGTCGACATCGCATTGCAGGTGCTCAGCGGTCTGGGACGGGCGCACGACGCCGGGATCGTGCACCGGGACATCAAGCCTGCCAACGTGATGGTGACGAACCGGGGAGAGGTCAAGCTGCTCGACTTCGGACTGGCGAAGACGGCCGATGTGGGGCTGACGCGATCGGGAATGATGATGGGGACGCTGGGGTACATGGCTCCGGAGCAGATCCAGGGGAAGGAAGTCGATTCGCGGGCAGACCTCTGGTCGACGGGCGTGATGTTGTACGAAATGTTATCCGGGCAGCGACCGTTTCGTGGCGAGTATGATCAAGCGATCCTGTACTCGATTGTAAACGAGGAGCCGGCGCGACTCGAGGACATTTCGCCGGAAGTGCCG
It encodes:
- a CDS encoding protein kinase, which encodes MAVDKSEQQQVRELFEVCVGLSETERRRHLDDSDPIVRAEVEALLEANDNDRERLRRLDEPEMLESYRPVRGQMVGRFEVLEELGRGGMGVVHLATDTALDRTLVLKFLSPSIASDEQARERFAREAKAASALDHPNICTVYDVGTTSAGSMYIAMAHYEGKTLSERIAEGSFTVDEVVDIALQVLSGLGRAHDAGIVHRDIKPANVMVTNRGEVKLLDFGLAKTADVGLTRSGMMMGTLGYMAPEQIQGKEVDSRADLWSTGVMLYEMLSGQRPFRGEYDQAILYSIVNEEPARLEDISPEVPAPVCEIVHGLLQKDPALRIESAHVVTGKLKDLGALPTVGYAVGPISKGRRKWFSVIGGVAAVVLILAALALWFGKSEGAVIQNLMAEGDYFRSLEGPQYTRMAIERFREVVRRDSTYAPGYAKLAEGYILLGDDESEPLARQALQTAMSLDSAASEAHVSQGLVYELYDRDWSRAELAFRRAITLDPTNAIAHYELGWLLLRTGRAQEGREHLRRARSLDSSSVLTLYGAGISEYYT